The Trichosurus vulpecula isolate mTriVul1 chromosome 4, mTriVul1.pri, whole genome shotgun sequence genome contains a region encoding:
- the CCDC185 gene encoding coiled-coil domain-containing protein 185 — MEGRGRFSPLPYLEVYDHEPLGGEPAPLSAAGPHGSPGGLKGEAPMACKDAAARPRCQASERARGGAAAAAPQQAHHPPTPQPQRRLFRSSPRESRSLTDVSGRHPDRARRQVPRSRRPDDDRQAAARTLRPGRACYTLAWQQPQQQQRRPTSGKKDAPAPTPRGDYTSPRGTQTLEREPSGDQWATTVRRGHWVPSYASLEKSALPSKELRVRAHSQERRGKAAAQHDGQAASKDSELDPFQNPKDPHAESMIPARDRKIVTLMLERLKKARRIQELQHQAAEAWEEVKRCNQRFQMMMEKERRLQLSQSKEQWERQKEERRARLSKEQQERLETWEKEMALRESKWKQQVQEQESQRKEKLERARVQAEYRKHCQEQMLKEKEGLQKDLREQNIQQLQEKMVQACYKRQLKNLEGRKKLQENNLASSANHQFRKVLLDSQNKAEEILRRLSLEQRTQRSQEIHQRLIEDRHRELKEKAQKEEEHLLLAKWRAEETEEQKKLHKKMLVELGDLKIQQARDNVHKNIKDKADRIREFNFLREKNHYFLKQKAEEEAKCHIEGIKEAIKRKEQKMNQISREKDATIEESRKIAQASLQMREKVKALQVSFDRMAWEAQFSASLHHGGN; from the coding sequence ATGGAGGGCAGGGGCCGCTTCTCGCCGCTGCCCTACCTGGAGGTCTACGACCACGAGCCGCTGGGCGGGGAGCCGGCTCCGCTGTCCGCCGCGGGGCCCCACGGCAGCCCGGGCGGCCTCAAGGGCGAGGCCCCGATGGCGTGCAAGGACGCCGCCGCCCGGCCCCGCTGCCAGGCCTCGGAGCGCGCCCGCGGGGGGGCGGCGGCCGCGGCTCCGCAGCAGGCGCACCACCCCCCGACGCCGCAGCCGCAGCGGCGCCTCTTCCGCAGCTCACCACGGGAGAGCCGCAGTCTGACCGACGTGAGCGGGAGACACCCGGACCGCGCCCGGAGGCAGGTGCCCCGCAGCCGCCGCCCCGACGACGACCGCCAGGCGGCCGCCAGGACTCTGCGGCCCGGAAGGGCCTGTTACACCTTGGCCTGGCAGCAgccccagcagcagcagaggcGCCCCACCTCGGGGAAGAAAGACGCCCCCGCGCCCACCCCCCGCGGAGATTACACCAGCCCGCGCGGGACCCAGACTCTGGAGCGCGAGCCCAGTGGAGATCAGTGGGCCACGACGGTACGCAGGGGCCACTGGGTCCCTTCGTACGCCTCCTTGGAAAAGTCAGCCTTGCCCTCGAAAGAGCTCAGGGTCCGAGCGCACTCCCAGGAGCGGCGCGGCAAGGCCGCGGCGCAGCACGACGGCCAGGCGGCCAGCAAGGACTCTGAGTTGGATCCCTTCCAAAACCCGAAGGACCCGCACGCCGAGTCCATGATCCCCGCCCGGGATAGGAAGATCGTCACCCTCATGCTGGAGCGGCTCAAGAAGGCCCGGAGGATCCAGGAGCTGCAGCACCAGGCGGCCGAGGCCTGGGAGGAGGTGAAGCGCTGCAACCAGAGGTTCCAGATGATGATGGAGAAGGAGCGCCGGCTGCAGCTGTCGCAGAGCAAGGAGCAGTGGGAGCGCCAGAAGGAGGAGCGCCGGGCCCGCCTGAGCAAGGAACAGCAGGAGCGCCTGGAGACCTGGGAGAAGGAGATGGCCTTGAGAGAAAGCAAGTGGAAGCAGCAGGTCCAGGAGCAGGAGAGCCAGCGCAAGGAGAAGCTGGAGAGGGCACGGGTGCAAGCCGAGTACCGCAAGCACTGCCAGGAGCAGATgctgaaagaaaaggaggggctGCAGAAGGACCTCCGGGAGCAGAACATTCAGCAGCTGCAGGAGAAGATGGTGCAGGCCTGCTACAAGAGGCAGCTCAAGAAcctggaaggcaggaagaagCTTCAGGAGAACAACCTCGCTTCCTCAGCCAATCACCAGTTTAGGAAGGTCCTGTTGGACAGTCAGAACAAGGCCGAGGAAATCCTGAGGAGACTGTCCCTGGAGCAAAGAACCCAGAGGTCTCAGGAGATCCACCAGCGCCTGATTGAGGACAGGCACAGAGAGCTGAAAGAAAAGGCCCAGAAAGAGGAAGAACATCTTTTGTTGGCCAAGTGGAGAGCGGAAGAGACAGAGGAGCAGAAAAAACTGCATAAGAAAATGTTAGTGGAACTGGGGGACCTGAAGATCCAGCAGGCTAGAGATAACGTGCATAAAAATATCAAAGACAAGGCGGACAGGATCAGAGAGTTTAACTTTCTTCGGGAGAAAAACCATTACTTTCTAAAGCAGAAAGCCGAGGAAGAGGCCAAGTGCCACATTGAAGGAATCAAAGAAGCCATCAAGAGGAAGGAGCAGAAGATGAACCAGATCTCCAGGGAGAAAGATGCCACTATTGAAGAATCCCGAAAGATCGCTCAGGCCTCGTTGCAGATGAGGGAGAAAGTGAAAGCCCTTCAAGTTTCCTTTGACCGGATGGCCTGGGAAGCTCAGTTTAGTGCGAGTCTGCATCATGGGGGTAACTGA